In Oncorhynchus masou masou isolate Uvic2021 chromosome 10, UVic_Omas_1.1, whole genome shotgun sequence, a single genomic region encodes these proteins:
- the LOC135547255 gene encoding interferon alpha/beta receptor 1a-like isoform X2 has protein sequence MKLRLFAWPVFLLAYTVFAALPRPYNVRMDAVNTRYIMKWDWNHSMANHNITFTAQYTFSHKQSDERSYTGMCIRITEERCDFSRKLDFYMGSYILRVRAEGRGQMSDWYRLKFVPDEHADLGPPSHVAFDPGDTMLTVSFREPMTEQNTSMRSVLHMSFSLQYWEKHSPSKKQEKVFDSTEGTLFPLKPWTEYCLQVNAFNKLYNKTSPYTQQQCVRTLGYPPVWKVLLALLGCVALITTVPVYRCHKKRKSIVSKHTFPSSILHNTQDTISLLLLPREESCVATVVVAVQVEQTSQGQQQQVKGQGDVEAEQDSGSSSIQRGQGSSSQDSGIYSGEDSGKKSAGSTTTSQPKETH, from the exons ATGAAATTACGCCTATTTGCATGGCCAGTTTTTCTCCTTGCATACACCG TGTTTGCTGCGCTGCCTAGACCTTATAATGTGAGGATGGATGCAGTGAACACTAGATACATCATGAAATGGGACTGGAATCACTCCATGGCCAATCACAACATCACGTTCACCGCTCAATACACATT TTCTCATAAACAGTCGGACGAGAGGTCCTACACAGGGATGTGTATCAGGATAACTGAGGAGAGGTGTGACTTCTCTAGGAAGCTGGACTTCTACATGGGGTCATACATACTGAGAGTGAGGGCCGAGGGCAGGGGTCAGATGTCAGACTGGTACAGGCTGAAGTTCGTTCCTGATGAACATG CGGACCTAGGCCCCCCATCCCATGTGGCGTTCGATCCAGGGGACACCATGTTAACAGTGAGCTTCAGGGAGCCAATGACGGAGCAGAACACCTCCATGAGATCTGTGTTACACATGTCTTTCAGTCTGCAGTATTGGGAGAAGCATTCACCCAGCAAG AAACAAGAGAAAGTTTTTGACTCCACAGAGGGAACATTGTTCCCGCTGAAGCCCTGGACAGAGTACTGCCTGCAGGTCAATGCATTCAACAAATTGTACAATAAGACCAGCCCATACACACAGCAACAGTGTGTCAGGACCCTGG GATATCCTCCAGTGTGGAAGGTGTTGCTGGCTCTGCTGGGCTGTGTAGCTCTGATAACGACAGTGCCTGTCTACAGATGCCACAAAAAGAGAAAAAGTATTGTCTCAAAGCACACATTTCCCAGCAGTATACTGCATAACACACAGGATACAATATCCCTTCTCCTCCTGCCTCGGGAGGAGAGCTGTGTGGCCACAGTTGTGGTGGCTGTACAGGTAGAGCAGACAAGCCAGGGTCAACAGCAACAGGTCAAGGGTCAGGGAGATGTTGAGGCGGAGCAGGACAGTGGCTCCTCCTCCATCCAGAGAGGACAAGGCAGCTCCAGTCAGGACTCTGGGATCTACTCAGGAGAAGACAGTGGAAAGAAGAGCGCAggatcaacaacaacaagtcaACCTAAAGAGACAcactga
- the LOC135547255 gene encoding interferon alpha/beta receptor 1a-like isoform X3 codes for MSVFAALPRPYNVRMDAVNTRYIMKWDWNHSMANHNITFTAQYTFSHKQSDERSYTGMCIRITEERCDFSRKLDFYMGSYILRVRAEGRGQMSDWYRLKFVPDEHADLGPPSHVAFDPGDTMLTVSFREPMTEQNTSMRSVLHMSFSLQYWEKHSPSKKQEKVFDSTEGTLFPLKPWTEYCLQVNAFNKLYNKTSPYTQQQCVRTLGYPPVWKVLLALLGCVALITTVPVYRCHKKRKSIVSKHTFPSSILHNTQDTISLLLLPREESCVATVVVAVQVEQTSQGQQQQVKGQGDVEAEQDSGSSSIQRGQGSSSQDSGIYSGEDSGKKSAGSTTTSQPKETH; via the exons ATGAGCG TGTTTGCTGCGCTGCCTAGACCTTATAATGTGAGGATGGATGCAGTGAACACTAGATACATCATGAAATGGGACTGGAATCACTCCATGGCCAATCACAACATCACGTTCACCGCTCAATACACATT TTCTCATAAACAGTCGGACGAGAGGTCCTACACAGGGATGTGTATCAGGATAACTGAGGAGAGGTGTGACTTCTCTAGGAAGCTGGACTTCTACATGGGGTCATACATACTGAGAGTGAGGGCCGAGGGCAGGGGTCAGATGTCAGACTGGTACAGGCTGAAGTTCGTTCCTGATGAACATG CGGACCTAGGCCCCCCATCCCATGTGGCGTTCGATCCAGGGGACACCATGTTAACAGTGAGCTTCAGGGAGCCAATGACGGAGCAGAACACCTCCATGAGATCTGTGTTACACATGTCTTTCAGTCTGCAGTATTGGGAGAAGCATTCACCCAGCAAG AAACAAGAGAAAGTTTTTGACTCCACAGAGGGAACATTGTTCCCGCTGAAGCCCTGGACAGAGTACTGCCTGCAGGTCAATGCATTCAACAAATTGTACAATAAGACCAGCCCATACACACAGCAACAGTGTGTCAGGACCCTGG GATATCCTCCAGTGTGGAAGGTGTTGCTGGCTCTGCTGGGCTGTGTAGCTCTGATAACGACAGTGCCTGTCTACAGATGCCACAAAAAGAGAAAAAGTATTGTCTCAAAGCACACATTTCCCAGCAGTATACTGCATAACACACAGGATACAATATCCCTTCTCCTCCTGCCTCGGGAGGAGAGCTGTGTGGCCACAGTTGTGGTGGCTGTACAGGTAGAGCAGACAAGCCAGGGTCAACAGCAACAGGTCAAGGGTCAGGGAGATGTTGAGGCGGAGCAGGACAGTGGCTCCTCCTCCATCCAGAGAGGACAAGGCAGCTCCAGTCAGGACTCTGGGATCTACTCAGGAGAAGACAGTGGAAAGAAGAGCGCAggatcaacaacaacaagtcaACCTAAAGAGACAcactga
- the LOC135547255 gene encoding interferon alpha/beta receptor 1a-like isoform X1, translated as MSWFPFLSQHPVLHVSKLSRLGKVFAALPRPYNVRMDAVNTRYIMKWDWNHSMANHNITFTAQYTFSHKQSDERSYTGMCIRITEERCDFSRKLDFYMGSYILRVRAEGRGQMSDWYRLKFVPDEHADLGPPSHVAFDPGDTMLTVSFREPMTEQNTSMRSVLHMSFSLQYWEKHSPSKKQEKVFDSTEGTLFPLKPWTEYCLQVNAFNKLYNKTSPYTQQQCVRTLGYPPVWKVLLALLGCVALITTVPVYRCHKKRKSIVSKHTFPSSILHNTQDTISLLLLPREESCVATVVVAVQVEQTSQGQQQQVKGQGDVEAEQDSGSSSIQRGQGSSSQDSGIYSGEDSGKKSAGSTTTSQPKETH; from the exons ATGTCTTGGTTTCCTTTTCTTTCTCAACATCCTGTGCTACATGTCAGTAAACTGTCTCGTCTAGGCAAAG TGTTTGCTGCGCTGCCTAGACCTTATAATGTGAGGATGGATGCAGTGAACACTAGATACATCATGAAATGGGACTGGAATCACTCCATGGCCAATCACAACATCACGTTCACCGCTCAATACACATT TTCTCATAAACAGTCGGACGAGAGGTCCTACACAGGGATGTGTATCAGGATAACTGAGGAGAGGTGTGACTTCTCTAGGAAGCTGGACTTCTACATGGGGTCATACATACTGAGAGTGAGGGCCGAGGGCAGGGGTCAGATGTCAGACTGGTACAGGCTGAAGTTCGTTCCTGATGAACATG CGGACCTAGGCCCCCCATCCCATGTGGCGTTCGATCCAGGGGACACCATGTTAACAGTGAGCTTCAGGGAGCCAATGACGGAGCAGAACACCTCCATGAGATCTGTGTTACACATGTCTTTCAGTCTGCAGTATTGGGAGAAGCATTCACCCAGCAAG AAACAAGAGAAAGTTTTTGACTCCACAGAGGGAACATTGTTCCCGCTGAAGCCCTGGACAGAGTACTGCCTGCAGGTCAATGCATTCAACAAATTGTACAATAAGACCAGCCCATACACACAGCAACAGTGTGTCAGGACCCTGG GATATCCTCCAGTGTGGAAGGTGTTGCTGGCTCTGCTGGGCTGTGTAGCTCTGATAACGACAGTGCCTGTCTACAGATGCCACAAAAAGAGAAAAAGTATTGTCTCAAAGCACACATTTCCCAGCAGTATACTGCATAACACACAGGATACAATATCCCTTCTCCTCCTGCCTCGGGAGGAGAGCTGTGTGGCCACAGTTGTGGTGGCTGTACAGGTAGAGCAGACAAGCCAGGGTCAACAGCAACAGGTCAAGGGTCAGGGAGATGTTGAGGCGGAGCAGGACAGTGGCTCCTCCTCCATCCAGAGAGGACAAGGCAGCTCCAGTCAGGACTCTGGGATCTACTCAGGAGAAGACAGTGGAAAGAAGAGCGCAggatcaacaacaacaagtcaACCTAAAGAGACAcactga